From the genome of Cellvibrio japonicus Ueda107, one region includes:
- a CDS encoding ABC transporter permease has translation MNSPVNQPLIANPPLIKGQPSRFWQRFLLKRDGSLVDVPVDESPALDSGLTPVDTGAVDVQEKMSPRRRIWLRFKSNRLGYWSLIIFSSLYLLSLLGEFISNDKPLLIHHGQQWYFPLFKDYPETVFGGKLPIYTDYNDPYIRQLFKEQQSFALYPPNPFYYDTLNYYSDTGHYPGPPDRHNVLGTDIAGYDILARLIYGFRTSVTFGLGLTIVGTILGVVIGAIQGYFAGKVDLITQRLIEIWGSMPELYLLIIFSSLFEPSLLLLFVLLSLFGWIFLSDYVRAEFLRNRQLEYIKAAKAMGLSHAQIIWRHILPNSLTPVITFLPFRMSAAIMALASLDFLGLGVQAPAPSLGQLLLQGKENLDAWWIAVAAFTVLVSTLLLLTFMGEALRNAIDTRMSDANTGGSSR, from the coding sequence ATGAACTCTCCTGTTAACCAACCACTGATTGCCAATCCACCGCTCATTAAAGGGCAACCAAGCCGTTTTTGGCAGCGCTTCTTGCTAAAGCGCGATGGTTCGCTTGTGGATGTACCGGTTGACGAATCCCCTGCGTTAGATAGCGGTTTAACACCTGTGGATACCGGCGCAGTTGACGTACAGGAAAAAATGTCACCGCGCCGTCGTATCTGGTTGCGCTTCAAGAGCAATCGCCTGGGTTACTGGAGCTTGATTATTTTTTCCAGCCTGTACCTGTTGAGTTTACTGGGGGAGTTTATTTCCAATGACAAGCCCCTGCTGATCCATCATGGGCAGCAATGGTATTTCCCCTTATTTAAGGATTATCCGGAGACCGTGTTTGGCGGCAAGTTACCTATCTATACCGACTATAACGATCCCTATATCCGCCAGCTGTTTAAAGAGCAACAAAGTTTTGCCCTTTATCCACCCAACCCTTTTTATTACGACACGCTCAATTACTATTCCGATACAGGCCATTATCCCGGTCCTCCGGATCGCCATAATGTGCTTGGTACGGACATCGCCGGTTACGATATTTTGGCGCGCCTGATTTATGGGTTTCGCACATCGGTGACATTCGGTTTGGGGCTGACGATAGTGGGGACTATCCTCGGTGTTGTTATAGGTGCAATACAGGGATATTTTGCCGGCAAGGTGGATTTAATTACCCAGCGTTTGATTGAGATCTGGGGTTCCATGCCCGAGCTGTATCTGCTGATTATTTTTTCTTCACTGTTTGAACCCAGCCTGCTGTTGCTGTTTGTTTTGTTGTCCCTGTTTGGCTGGATTTTTCTTTCGGATTATGTGCGCGCCGAGTTTTTGCGCAATCGCCAGCTGGAATATATCAAGGCTGCCAAAGCCATGGGGCTATCCCACGCGCAAATTATCTGGCGCCATATTTTACCCAACAGCCTTACCCCGGTAATTACGTTTCTGCCTTTCCGTATGAGCGCTGCGATTATGGCCCTGGCCAGCCTGGACTTTCTTGGCCTGGGTGTGCAAGCCCCGGCCCCGAGCCTCGGTCAATTGTTATTACAGGGCAAGGAAAACCTGGATGCCTGGTGGATTGCGGTAGCCGCATTTACGGTTCTGGTATCAACCTTGTTATTACTGACCTTTATGGGTGAGGCATTGCGCAATGCCATTGATACCCGCATGTCTGACGCAAACACAGGTGGCAGTTCACGATGA
- a CDS encoding microcin C ABC transporter permease YejB encodes MWYYLIKRLLVMIPTLLGVLTLTFLVTQFVPGGPVENMLAAIDGESARTGVEGGASGGGWSYSGRQGIDDQQIAHLTSLYGFDQPLWDRYIQMLGNFLVFDFGESYFRNESVWSLIQSKLGVSVSLGIWTFLLTYLVSVPLGVAKAVRAGSRFDFVTSLLVLTGYAVPGFVLGVLLIVLFGGGSFWDVFPLRGLTSDNWDDLSAWGKVTDYLWHVALPVTAAVVSSFALKTLLTKNTFLEEIRRQYVFTARAKGLSERRVLWKHVFRNALLPLVTGFPGTFIAAFFTGSLLIETLFSLDGLGLLSYESINSRDYPVVMGSLYLFTLIALMTKLVGDIAYVLIDPRIKFDAVEAR; translated from the coding sequence ATGTGGTATTACCTGATTAAACGCCTGCTGGTCATGATCCCGACCCTGCTAGGTGTACTTACGCTGACTTTTTTGGTGACCCAGTTCGTACCTGGTGGCCCGGTGGAAAATATGCTCGCTGCTATTGATGGCGAGAGTGCACGCACAGGGGTAGAAGGGGGAGCCAGCGGTGGTGGCTGGAGTTACAGTGGCCGCCAGGGTATTGATGACCAGCAAATTGCGCACCTCACCAGCCTGTATGGTTTTGATCAACCCTTGTGGGATAGGTATATCCAGATGCTGGGCAATTTTCTGGTGTTTGATTTTGGTGAAAGTTATTTTCGCAATGAAAGTGTCTGGTCGCTGATCCAATCCAAACTGGGTGTGTCAGTGTCCCTGGGGATCTGGACATTCCTGCTGACCTATCTTGTGTCTGTTCCCCTGGGCGTTGCCAAGGCCGTGCGCGCCGGATCGCGTTTTGATTTCGTGACCAGTTTGCTGGTGTTGACAGGTTATGCTGTTCCCGGTTTTGTGTTGGGGGTATTGCTTATTGTACTGTTTGGTGGCGGATCATTCTGGGATGTCTTTCCCTTGCGTGGATTGACTTCCGATAATTGGGATGACCTCAGTGCGTGGGGCAAGGTCACGGATTATTTGTGGCATGTGGCCCTGCCGGTTACCGCCGCGGTTGTGAGCAGTTTTGCACTCAAGACATTGCTGACCAAAAATACCTTCCTGGAAGAAATCCGCCGTCAATATGTGTTTACCGCGCGTGCCAAGGGGTTATCCGAACGCCGCGTGTTGTGGAAGCATGTCTTCCGCAATGCACTTTTACCTTTGGTGACCGGTTTTCCCGGCACTTTCATTGCTGCATTTTTTACCGGCAGCTTGTTAATTGAAACGCTTTTTTCATTGGATGGCCTTGGTCTGTTGTCCTATGAGTCTATTAACAGTCGCGATTATCCCGTGGTCATGGGCAGTTTGTATCTGTTTACCCTGATCGCCCTGATGACCAAATTAGTCGGTGATATTGCCTATGTGCTGATTGATCCGCGCATTAAATTTGATGCTGTGGAGGCCCGATGA
- a CDS encoding GntR family transcriptional regulator has translation MRKKSPKLVPLSPVPLYNQLKELLRGQILDGSYPPLSRMPSENELGNAYQVSRITVRQALNDLQKEGLIFKIHGKGTFVAKPKTFQNVSTLQGLAESLSQLGYEVINRVHSFKTVTANTMVAQRLQMAEGTKVTEIKRVRLINREPVSLEVSYLPLALGEKLEKADLITRDIFLILENDCHINLGHAELAIDAVLAESELTHALHIEEGSPIMRIERLTHSDDGTPVDFEYLYYRGDAFQYRLRIDRQRHERPLAGHGGLAP, from the coding sequence ATGCGAAAAAAATCGCCCAAACTGGTGCCCCTGTCACCAGTGCCCTTGTATAACCAGCTCAAGGAGCTTTTGCGCGGGCAAATCCTGGATGGAAGCTATCCTCCACTCAGTCGCATGCCATCCGAAAATGAACTGGGCAATGCTTATCAGGTGAGCCGTATCACCGTTCGCCAGGCCTTGAATGACCTGCAAAAAGAAGGGCTGATTTTTAAAATTCACGGCAAGGGAACCTTTGTGGCAAAGCCGAAGACGTTCCAAAACGTCAGCACCCTGCAGGGCCTTGCAGAATCTTTATCACAATTGGGCTATGAGGTTATCAACCGGGTGCATAGCTTTAAAACCGTAACGGCCAACACGATGGTTGCGCAACGTTTGCAGATGGCTGAAGGCACCAAGGTGACGGAAATAAAACGCGTGCGCCTGATTAACCGGGAGCCGGTCTCGCTGGAGGTCAGCTACCTTCCCCTGGCCCTGGGTGAAAAATTGGAAAAAGCCGATCTAATCACACGCGATATCTTTTTGATTCTGGAAAACGACTGCCATATCAACCTCGGCCATGCCGAACTGGCCATAGATGCCGTCCTGGCAGAAAGCGAATTAACGCACGCCCTGCATATCGAAGAAGGATCACCCATCATGCGCATTGAGCGCTTGACCCACTCGGACGATGGCACACCGGTTGATTTTGAATATCTCTATTACCGCGGTGATGCCTTCCAATACCGTTTGCGTATCGACCGCCAACGCCATGAGCGTCCACTGGCTGGCCATGGAGGTCTGGCACCATGA
- a CDS encoding ABC transporter ATP-binding protein, protein MSVSTPLLEIENLNIAFGNKAVVNNLSLQIAPGERLALVGESGSGKTITALSILRLAQQARVSGSIRLQGEELLDKSEAQIRQVRGADIAMVFQEPMSALNPLYTIGNQISESLILHENLTPRAAREKTIALLARTGIREPERRVDSYPHQLSGGQLQRAVIAMALACKPKLLIADEPTTALDMTVRARIVKLLLDLQQEDLERNRQAGKPGEGMSILLITHDLNLVRRFAQRVAVMEQGKLVETNTTEALFAAPRHPYTIKLLNSIPVRRIAPVTSAAPLLLETRNLRVEYPKKITGWRGLFRDERFVALQGASVSLRAGETIGVVGESGSGKSTLAQAILGLIRTQGGDLHVEGIACNRLPKRARRALSARLQVVFQDPFGSLSPRQTIEQIVGEGLHLHFPELSESEHYQRIVDVLRDVGLSESVLDRYPHEFSGGQRQRIAIARAIVLKPKILVLDEPTSALDVSIQNQVLELLVSLQKKYSLSYLLITHDLQVVNALAHRLYVLKDGVIVESGDTEAIIAQPQHTYTQSLIQASL, encoded by the coding sequence ATGAGTGTATCAACTCCGCTATTGGAAATTGAAAATCTCAACATCGCTTTTGGTAACAAGGCGGTTGTCAATAACCTCAGCCTGCAGATAGCACCGGGTGAGCGCCTGGCGCTGGTGGGGGAATCAGGTTCGGGAAAAACTATCACCGCCTTGTCTATTTTGCGCCTGGCCCAACAGGCCAGGGTGAGTGGCAGCATTCGCTTGCAGGGTGAAGAGTTACTGGATAAATCGGAAGCGCAAATTCGCCAGGTGCGCGGCGCCGATATCGCCATGGTATTCCAGGAGCCCATGTCAGCCCTTAACCCGCTCTATACCATCGGCAACCAGATCAGCGAGAGCCTGATCCTGCATGAAAACCTGACCCCGCGCGCAGCGCGTGAAAAAACCATTGCGCTGCTGGCGCGCACCGGCATCCGCGAACCGGAGCGCCGTGTTGATAGTTATCCGCATCAATTATCCGGTGGGCAATTGCAGCGTGCAGTTATCGCCATGGCACTGGCCTGCAAGCCCAAATTGTTGATTGCCGATGAACCCACTACGGCACTGGATATGACCGTGCGGGCACGTATTGTTAAGTTGTTGTTGGATTTACAACAGGAAGACCTGGAACGTAATCGCCAAGCGGGCAAGCCCGGTGAGGGCATGTCTATTTTGTTGATTACCCACGATTTGAACCTGGTGCGCCGTTTCGCCCAACGGGTTGCCGTCATGGAGCAGGGTAAGCTGGTTGAGACCAATACCACGGAGGCCTTATTTGCAGCGCCGCGCCATCCCTATACCATCAAATTGTTGAATAGCATCCCGGTCAGGCGTATAGCACCTGTTACCAGCGCTGCGCCCTTGTTGCTGGAAACCCGTAATTTGCGCGTTGAATACCCGAAAAAAATAACCGGTTGGCGCGGCCTGTTCCGCGATGAGCGTTTTGTGGCCCTGCAGGGCGCCAGTGTTTCCCTGCGCGCGGGTGAAACCATCGGTGTTGTCGGTGAATCCGGGTCGGGCAAGTCCACCCTGGCACAGGCAATACTGGGATTAATCCGCACCCAGGGCGGTGACCTGCATGTGGAAGGCATTGCGTGCAACCGGCTGCCAAAACGCGCAAGGCGCGCACTGTCTGCGCGCTTGCAAGTTGTTTTCCAGGATCCTTTCGGCTCCCTGTCCCCGCGTCAAACCATTGAGCAAATTGTCGGTGAGGGCCTGCATTTACACTTTCCCGAACTCAGTGAGTCGGAACACTATCAGCGTATTGTGGATGTGTTGCGCGATGTGGGCTTGTCGGAATCTGTGCTGGATCGTTATCCCCATGAATTTTCCGGCGGCCAGCGCCAGCGCATCGCAATCGCGCGGGCCATTGTGCTCAAGCCCAAAATCCTGGTGCTGGACGAACCCACTTCGGCGCTGGATGTATCTATCCAGAATCAGGTATTGGAACTCCTGGTTAGTCTGCAAAAGAAATACTCACTGAGCTATTTGCTGATTACCCATGACTTGCAGGTTGTTAATGCCCTCGCACATCGACTTTATGTACTCAAGGATGGCGTTATTGTGGAGTCAGGTGATACCGAAGCCATTATTGCCCAACCACAACACACCTATACCCAAAGCCTGATACAGGCCTCATTGTAA